The stretch of DNA CGTACCTGCAAACAGCAGTCCGGCGTGAGCCAGCACTCCACCTGCATGCAATCGAACCGGATCCCGACAGGCGACGGCAGGCAAAGCGAATCGCCAGCGCACACGATCTGGACATCCACCTGCGATCGGGACGAGCCGAATCACTGCCCTATGCGGACGATACGTTCGACGTGGTCATCGCCTCCGCGGTGTTCTGTACGGTACAGGACCCGTCTCGGACCCTCGAGGAAGTCCACCGCGTCGTGAAGCCGAATGGCGAATTTCGATTTCTCGAACACGTTCGGTCGGGCGGTCTACACGGCTTCATCCAGGACGCGCTAACACCGCTCTGGAAGCGGATCGACGACGGCTGCCATCTCAACCGCCGAACGGACGACTGGATCGCAGCAGGTCGCTTCGATCTCGACGAGGTTGAAACGCTGAGTACCGGTGTTAGCCCGTCTAGACCCTTCGTGCGCGGAACTGCCACGCCAGTGAGCCCCACCGAGACAGACAGCCGAACCGAGAGGAGGGAGTGTACCCCTTCGGCTACGGTGACATCCTCGAGTGATGATGGTGTCAGGAGACGTACTGAAACATGAACACGAAAGCGACGATATTGACGATCTTCGGCGTCATCCTGGCGCTTCTCGGGACGTTATGGATGGTGCAAGGTCTCGGAATCATCCAGTTAGGTCCTATTTTGTGCGTCGCAGACTGCGAACCGATCACTGGAAGATCAGTGCAGTGGACAGTCATTGGCGTGATAGCCCTGCTTGTGGGAATCGTCATTGTCAGGACGGGACTGAGGCGCATAAATTGGTGATGGGTCCTCTTCGAGTTGTCGAGCGGTCCAATGCACCCGAGACAGTGTACAGCGAGTATATCGCGGAGACGGAGGCGTCCGCTGAGCCGGGCCAGCAGACGCTGGATACGGAGTACGCTTCTGGCAGTGATGAGAGTGCAGCCACAGATAGCCACCAGTCGACGCTCGAGAACGAAGACCTGCTCGAGCAACCGACGTCAAAACGGTCGAAGAGATCGACAAGCGAACGACGACCTATGCTCAGTACCTCTTTCTGTAGGTGAACGATATATTGAAAAAGATTAAATATATAGAGTAGTAATTTTCCAGACATATCTGTATTTACAAGAGTTGTTTAATAATAAATATAAATGGGTGTGTGGATCGCTCGTGATGGATCATGTCACGACCCGAAAGCGACTCCGAAACAGAGCGCAGCTTTATAAACAATGCTCGTCGTCGGTTTCTCAAGACGGCTGGAGTGGCGGGAGCGGCCCTTGGTGCCGGAGCAGGAACTAATACCGCCTTCGGTGATTCACACGACGGCGATGACGAGGAAGGGGTCATCAAAGACCTTGAGGGGCAGCTACCGATTGATGACCAATATCTTCGGATTGCCGTCAAAGCAGCGGGCCAGGCGGCACAACTCCACCAAAATTACTTTGGTTCCATCGAACAGTCAGAGGAGAAAGACCCACAAAATCTTCTTACAGAGGTTGATACGGAAGCGGAGACACTCCTTCGCGAGACCATTGAAGGCGAACTCGGTGATGACTTCGAAGAGGAAGGCCACGCCATATACGGCGAAGAGCAAGGCGGTGGTGAGGGAGAGTATAATTACCTCTGGATGCTCGACCCCCTCGACGGGACGACGAACTTCATTCAGGAGATTCCACATTTCGGCGTCAACATCGCTGTCATAAAAAACGATGGCGAGAAAGATGAGACCGACGCGGAGTATCCCGGAGAACTGTACGCTGGTGTAACGTACTACTCGCTTCGAGACGAGGTCTGGGTGGCTGTCAAAGACAAAGGTGCATACAAATTTGAGAGTGATGGCTTTGATCTTGTAGACGAGGATTCTGAGCCAGAAGAACTCACAGTCACTGAGACAGACACCTTCTCAGATGCGCTTCACGGGGTCGGGTTCTATAGCAAAGACACTGCCGACGATTTCGGTTATATGGGTCTCTGGAGGTACCTCTTTGCAGATTCGATAGGGACGCGACTGAGCGGAGCGGCCGCACCGGATATCGCGTTTGTTGCCGATGGCCAGTTTGACACGTGCTCCGTTGCTGATCTTAAGGAAGTAGACGTCGCACCTGGAGCACTGATCGTCAGAGAGGCGGGCGGAACAGTAACCGACTTTGAGGGTAACGATGACCTTGATTCGATCCTCTCTGGTGATCTCGTCGCTACAAACAGTGTACTCCATGAAAACTATCTGAACCTCTACGATGCAGCTGGGAAAGACTGGCTCACCACGCCCGTTGACGCATTAATCGGAGAGGTTGATGGAATCCTGAACAAATCTGAGTGTAGCTTCAAGTGTGAATGACCGATCTCCCTGTAAAGAGACTTGAGTAGTTGTCCACGCCTACAGAAGGTTACACAACGATCACAACGAGTCCGATGGTGTCGAGTGAAATTGGCGCAATTTTCCTGCAATTTAATTTGTATATCGCCGTACCTGTGCCGAGGAGGATAGCGATCATCGTTATGTACCGACACCGTGCTTCGACCGGAATCATTCCAGATTCAACTCGGACAGCGAAATAGAAATGCGCACCACCACGGACAAGCCCGTAAAACAGCAAAATCCAGCTACTGGTGTTGAGCCAGTTCTGGACCGATAGTGTAGCAATCAATCAGAAATAGGGCGACGATCCCCAGCAGTACGACGACAATATGAATGGTCGTATCACGTGAAACTATGCCATCGCTTAAGGGCTATCTCACACAGATCTTCTATTCACTTCCCAATACTGTTCGATATGTACCTGTATCGAACGCTCATTACGAAGTTAAATAGGCGTGTTACCGTTTCTATGGCACGCTCATACCACCGCACGGTCCGGGCTACTCACTGCCAGTAGTCGTTTACTGCTGGGTTTTCACCAATGACATTTTCGATCAAGACTGTCTATGTTCCATATAATTAACCCGCTGCTGCCATAGGCCAGAGTATGTATGACTTGACTGCCTTCCAACGTGACTTGCTCTATGCAATCGCCGGCCACGACGAGCCACACGGACTCGCGATCAAAGATGAACTCGAGAACTACTACGAGAAGGATATTCACGCCGGACGACTGTATCCAAACCTCGACGCACTCGTCGACAAAGGACTTGTCGAAAAAGGGACGGTCGATCGGCGAACGAACTACTACTCACTAACGCGTCGTGGTCGACGCGAGATTGAAGCACGCCGTAAATGGGAACACCAGTATGTTAGTGAGCTGCTCGCAGACTCATAGCTCGAATATCGTCAAGTAGATTCCCAAAGCGTGATCAGATGGATTTTCCAGCGTTCTCACAATCAGCACGATAGTGGGCTGACACCCTCACTGGTGGTTCTCTTTTCGCCAAAGAAACGCGATGCCAGGCGAGCCATCAATTATCCAGAGCAAGAATACCAGTAGGTACGGCACCGCGTAAATAGCGAGAAAGACGAAATGTTCGGGAGTCAGCATCTCGCTGAAGAGTGTACTGAGGATTCCCTCGACTCGCCCAAACAATGTTGGTTCGTTTCGGTACGGCGGAAGCGTAACGATTGGCCAGAGAAGTCGATCACCCGGCGAAACACCACGTTTTGGAACGGCGAGTATCGCATCACCAAGAAGGTGCGACCAGTACCCCAGAACAAATGCGATACCGATATCCCGGCTTCTGAAAGCTGTTGCACCGAGAATAAGCAGCCCAACGGGGACAGCAACGAGTATGGAGTGGGCGATCGAATAGCCCTGGGGAAAGAGATGGAGTCCCCATGAGAGCGTTTTATCGACGACATCCGGCAACTGCGTGCCGACCACTATCGCGAGAACGACTCCCAGTCCGGCTGGCGGCTTACGTGTCACAAAGCGATGGCCAAGTGAATACAGAACATAGCCGAAGGCGAGATGCCCCCATGGCATCATACTCGCATCACCAATCGAAGAGTACGGTACCGCAGAAATCGAGTAGCGGTAGAGATAGCTACAGAACCACTATCGCCCGATGGTCTCATTGTGAACGGGTAGTAACTCGAGCCTTAAAAGCACGTAATATCGAGATACACATCTACGACGGGAAGCCGTTCCGCGACGAACTCCGTGATGATGGCATCCGCCCGTTGGTACTGCCGAGAGAAGTGAAATTACGCCGTACATCGGGTGGATGTCACCTTCCTGTCCGTGTGCCGTAATGCGTATCCGAACGTGTTTCATGAGCGATGATACGTGATGTGAAAGTGAAAACCACGGAGTACACTCGGCAATAACCACTTAGACCAATAGGACAAATCATCTCCTGTGACCCGAACACTGGTAACCGGCGCAACAGGCACGCTCGGGACGGCCCTCCGGCCACGACTTATAGCGGCGGGACACACTGTCCGGGCAGCGAGCCGCTCGCCCCCCGAAGAGACCGAAGAAGATCTCGAATGGGTGGCACTCGACTTGATTGAAGGCACAGGTATCGAACCATCGCTCGAAAACATCGACGTCATTATTCACGCAGCGACGGCTCCACAGGGCGACACAGCCGCGGTTGACGTACAGGGGACAAAACGACTTCTCGAAGCGGCTGAAGCGGCTGGCGTGGAGAATTTTCTTTATCCCTCTATCGTCGGTATCGACGACATTCCCTTCTCCTACTACGAACACAAGGTTGCCGCCGAGACGTCGATCGAGGACAGCGACATCCCAGCGACTATCGTCCGTGCAACGCAGTTTCACTCGTTCGTCGCGGAAATGCTCGGCTACGTGGCGAAGCTTCCGGTGTGGCCCCTCCCGACAAAAATACAACTCCAACCCGTTGACGTCGGCGAGGTCGCAGATGGCGTCGTGGATCACGCAACACTGACGCCGAGCGGTCGGACTGACCCAGTTGGTGGTCCCAAAATTCACTCAGTAGGCGAACTCGCACAGACATACCGCGATGCGCGTGGTTCTCAACGTCCAATCATCAGGTTCCCCATCCCCGGTAAAACTGTAGCGGGATTTCGGGCCGGCCATGCAACTTGCCCCGATTATATGGTTGGAACGGTTACTTGGAAAGAGTGGCTCGCAGAGCAGTACGCAAATTGAGCGTTTCCGTTATGTGGACTATTGAACATATTAGGACATGTGTTTTCCTCAGGGTATGGATCTCGAGTAGAGACTACCTCGCCGAAGAAATGGATCTTGAGCGAAGTGAACACGTTCGAGAAGTCGGCGAATCGGTTGCAAAGCCCCGGGATTGATCGGCGTTCAGTTCTAGATCCTTATTCAACCGGAAAGAATCCGAATTAGGCAGACTCGTCCCGAAACCGTTCTACATCGTCTTCTAGTTCGTCGAAATCAGTATCTGCTCCAACAAGTAGTGTCCCATCAACCGCGTCGGCCGTCGCAAGCGCGTATGCATCTCCAAGCGCCATAGTATACGCCTCTTTGAGCGCAGCGGCAGTTTCCCAGCACTCTCGAGGGTCAAACACTGCAACGCCTAGTTCCTCAAGCCGATCAAGACTCGCCCGAACATCGTCGAGGCGGAACCCGACTCGAGAGCCAACATACAGCACCTCTGTTTTTGTGACCGGACTAATGTACCCATCAACCTCTCCAGATGCCACCCGATCGATCCACGCTTCGACGACGTCACTCCCAGGTTCGTCGTCCAGATAGGCAATGATTGGTTCTGTGTCGAAAACGATCTTGTCCGTCATTCTTCCTCAGTTTTATCGGAAAAGCGTTCGATTAGCTCATCGGCTCGTTGTTTGTCGCGCTCTCGCTCCTCACGGAGGAGGGCCGTCGCAGGACGCTCATCATCACTTTCTCGTTCGAGGCCGCGAAACTCTCGCATCGAGCCAACTGGACGGACAACGATTTCCCCATCATCGTTCTCGACGAATTTGACACGGCCTGGAGCAGGGATGCCGTGTTTTTCTCGGAGGCGCTTTGGGATCGTCGCCTGCCCTTTTTCAGTAACTGAGACGATGCGTTCCTCACCGTTCAGTTTTGTATTACTCGACATAGGTATTACTTTCTCATCGAAATACTTAGCTCTGTTCCTCGATCATAACGGTACAACGCGAAGCATCGTCGTTGCTCGAAGGGTTCGAATTTTCGATTTTCGAACCACTTGATTCACGAGTAGGCATTTCGGCCTCACACAGCCAGAAACGGGATCAACTAACAGCATGTATCGCCTCCGGATCAACGTCGAGCCAGTCACGCTGGAACTGACGAAGTCTTAATGGTTAATGGGGTTACGGAAAATCGAGGCGAAAGCCTCTCCATTCAGGACGGTAAGGATATCAACTAATCTGTATATGTTCAGTTTCCGTCGTTGAGAACGGTGCTGTTCAACGATGAACTACCGGGTTGTGCCGGCATCAACGGCGTCGAGATCGGGTTCATCAAACTCGAGTGCCTCCGCAACAGCTTCGGGAAGTTCCGGCCGCGGGGCCGATTCGTGGCGTTCGATTTTCTCGGTTTTACGTGTGTTTTCGTAGAGGGCGCGGGCGACCGGGAGCCCACGTAGATACTTGTAGTCGTGGAGGATTTTGACGCCCCGCTCCGTGAACCCGTAGAACTGCGAGGGAAGATCGCGTTTCTCCTCGCTCGGTTCGTACGTGTAGCGTGCGAGGAGTCCGGCGTCGATCAGCGTCTCCAGTTGGTCTTTGATGGCCGCTTGGCTCTTTCCAGTCATATACTCGAGTTCAGCGAGCGACATCAGGTGTGCGGGGTGGCCGAGGAGTTCCTGAATGATGAGGTGGCGCGTATCCTGAGACAGCAACTTGAATAGCCGCTGCTGTTCCGCGAACGGCCCCGAATCGGCCACGCCAGTGTGGGTTTCGCTCATATGCGATAGCACGAGGAGCAACGGTATAACAGTTAGGGCGATCCAAGTTGGTTAATCGGGAAAATACCAAAGTGGTTCAGAAGAGATATGGTGTTATGGTTTGAACGGCAGCTAATGACTGATCCTAGTCCACCGCCAGACGCTGCGGACATTATGACGGTGGTTCACAAAGCGGTCGGAGGCATCGAACTCGAACCAGCGGAGAAGCGAGAGATCTGGCGCTTCACCCGACGTGAATTGCCGTATCTCTGGAGTCAGCGGACGTCATATTTCATCCTGGGAAGCTATCGTGATCCCTACATCCGACGTCTTCGCGCCGTGCAGAACGAACTCACGAAGCAACTCGGCGCGTATCCGTTCACCATGGGAGATCTTCTCGAACTGCCAACTGAGCGGCTCAATACGTTCGATATCATGTTCTCCTTGTTAGCGACGTACAGCGACTACATCGTTGGGGTTTTCGAGAAAGAGAATGGCGGTG from Natronorubrum halophilum encodes:
- a CDS encoding class I SAM-dependent methyltransferase, encoding MSSSKTESNTTKRTETKSSTPGPPIVTALSKRFTIAEHRRYLARDLEGTVLDLGAGSGAMVPYLQTAVRREPALHLHAIEPDPDRRRQAKRIASAHDLDIHLRSGRAESLPYADDTFDVVIASAVFCTVQDPSRTLEEVHRVVKPNGEFRFLEHVRSGGLHGFIQDALTPLWKRIDDGCHLNRRTDDWIAAGRFDLDEVETLSTGVSPSRPFVRGTATPVSPTETDSRTERRECTPSATVTSSSDDGVRRRTET
- a CDS encoding type II toxin-antitoxin system VapC family toxin, with the translated sequence MTDKIVFDTEPIIAYLDDEPGSDVVEAWIDRVASGEVDGYISPVTKTEVLYVGSRVGFRLDDVRASLDRLEELGVAVFDPRECWETAAALKEAYTMALGDAYALATADAVDGTLLVGADTDFDELEDDVERFRDESA
- a CDS encoding AbrB/MazE/SpoVT family DNA-binding domain-containing protein, whose translation is MSSNTKLNGEERIVSVTEKGQATIPKRLREKHGIPAPGRVKFVENDDGEIVVRPVGSMREFRGLERESDDERPATALLREERERDKQRADELIERFSDKTEEE
- a CDS encoding PadR family transcriptional regulator, with the translated sequence MYDLTAFQRDLLYAIAGHDEPHGLAIKDELENYYEKDIHAGRLYPNLDALVDKGLVEKGTVDRRTNYYSLTRRGRREIEARRKWEHQYVSELLADS
- a CDS encoding metal-dependent hydrolase is translated as MMPWGHLAFGYVLYSLGHRFVTRKPPAGLGVVLAIVVGTQLPDVVDKTLSWGLHLFPQGYSIAHSILVAVPVGLLILGATAFRSRDIGIAFVLGYWSHLLGDAILAVPKRGVSPGDRLLWPIVTLPPYRNEPTLFGRVEGILSTLFSEMLTPEHFVFLAIYAVPYLLVFLLWIIDGSPGIAFLWRKENHQ
- a CDS encoding SDR family oxidoreductase, giving the protein MTRTLVTGATGTLGTALRPRLIAAGHTVRAASRSPPEETEEDLEWVALDLIEGTGIEPSLENIDVIIHAATAPQGDTAAVDVQGTKRLLEAAEAAGVENFLYPSIVGIDDIPFSYYEHKVAAETSIEDSDIPATIVRATQFHSFVAEMLGYVAKLPVWPLPTKIQLQPVDVGEVADGVVDHATLTPSGRTDPVGGPKIHSVGELAQTYRDARGSQRPIIRFPIPGKTVAGFRAGHATCPDYMVGTVTWKEWLAEQYAN
- a CDS encoding ArsR family transcriptional regulator, whose product is MSETHTGVADSGPFAEQQRLFKLLSQDTRHLIIQELLGHPAHLMSLAELEYMTGKSQAAIKDQLETLIDAGLLARYTYEPSEEKRDLPSQFYGFTERGVKILHDYKYLRGLPVARALYENTRKTEKIERHESAPRPELPEAVAEALEFDEPDLDAVDAGTTR
- a CDS encoding inositol monophosphatase family protein, giving the protein MSRPESDSETERSFINNARRRFLKTAGVAGAALGAGAGTNTAFGDSHDGDDEEGVIKDLEGQLPIDDQYLRIAVKAAGQAAQLHQNYFGSIEQSEEKDPQNLLTEVDTEAETLLRETIEGELGDDFEEEGHAIYGEEQGGGEGEYNYLWMLDPLDGTTNFIQEIPHFGVNIAVIKNDGEKDETDAEYPGELYAGVTYYSLRDEVWVAVKDKGAYKFESDGFDLVDEDSEPEELTVTETDTFSDALHGVGFYSKDTADDFGYMGLWRYLFADSIGTRLSGAAAPDIAFVADGQFDTCSVADLKEVDVAPGALIVREAGGTVTDFEGNDDLDSILSGDLVATNSVLHENYLNLYDAAGKDWLTTPVDALIGEVDGILNKSECSFKCE